The following are from one region of the Rhodopirellula sp. P2 genome:
- the uvrA gene encoding excinuclease ABC subunit UvrA → MDKLQREIIVKGAREHNLRDVDLTLTRGELICFSGVSGSGKSSLAFDTLYAEGQRRYVESLSNSARQFMGQMPKPDVDLVTGLSPSISISQKSTGNNPRSTVGTITEIYDFLRVLYARVGTGHCPACDVEIAAQTTDVIVNRLVQLAADGWQDDQSSEDSETEAAIEDGTLWVMAPLVRGQKGEFRDLFEDLRKQGFNRARVDGETFRLSDPPPLDRTRRHDVEVVIDRIVAGQIDRPRLVEAVELALKLGESSLITSVGPPNGEDVPPVRHDQLFSSKYSCGNCGRSFRPPTPQLFSFNSPQGMCTSCDGIGRLYTFVPELLIPDESLSIRKGAIALLGKWGDLGRYRRHIYRGVADAMDAKLELEPGTMLETRWDKLPEIARHIWLWGADDSMQFTWRGGRQAKKYVGNFEGFIPELLDRYRTSRNKMQLRQFEKYMNTMDCPDCHGKRLNDQACAVRLSTGSEEFAASKSQSLPDLCELSIDSLMEFFSDIPLSKTNAQIAGEALKEIRGRIGFLLGVGLEYLTLGRTAPTLSGGESQRIRLAGQIGSGLSGVLYILDEPSIGLHPRDNDRLITTLTRLRDAGNTLIVVEHDEDTMRAADTIVDFGPGPGVKGGHIVAAGSMEDLRRSKESVTGAFLSGARAITPRETLRPVDPAKQLTIRGARFHNLKDIDVSIPLGVVTCVTGVSGSGKSSLIGGIVEPALRNALNGAEADVGDHDSIEGLEHLDKTIAIDQSPIGRTPRSNPATYVKVFDEIRNLFAKLPEAKARGYTVGRFSFNVDGGRCAACDGNGATKLEMDFLADIWVTCPVCQGYRYNRETLSVQFKGKSIADVLNMDISEALDLFQNIPKIAEKLQTLVDVGLEYLKLGQPSPTLSGGEAQRIKLSRELSRRDTGRTLYVLDEPTTGLHFADIDLLLGVINRLADRGNTIVIVEHNLDVIKTADWVIDIGVEGGAGGGRVVGEGRPTEVAHVDDSYTGAALAEVLGIKRRQAKKRGQAIRDIVAPPAKSRTHVVVEGACEHNLKSVDLAIPRDAMTVFCGPSGSGKSSLAMDTIYAEGQRRYVESLSSYARQFIGQVQKPKAERIEGLSPAVALEQKNLGHSPRSTVGTVTEVYDYLRILYSKLGTMHCPDCAVPVGTQTPDQIIDKVMGLPKGTRALLLAPIEVQSGEASLATWQSYRAMGYSRVRIDGETVELDDAKALDPRRVHLIQIVVDRIKITPEEQSRISDSVEQALSLGVGVMDVAIADSDQPERDWHVLRHSQHLVCESCGRSFSQLTPHHFSFNSGIGWCPGCEGLGTQTGTNPAALMGTPQTTLADGAALLWPSVDHAVSRWMLRALSRTTGIPIHQPIDSLTVSQRRILFHGLGPRWVEVRHGDTTDDNASAEKERAEEVRDHFGEGNVLFRFQFKGFYPALEEASRLTPGLRMRLEAFVAEIDCSVCDGSRLRDDSAAVRFRDFTIGDLVHMPLDRLSREIDSWDLDRREWKIAGELIREVQSRVRFLRDVGLDYLTLHRGAPTLSGGEAQRIRLASQLGSGLCGVLYVLDEPTIGLHPRDNRRLLAALHRLRDQGNTLLVVEHDYDVISGSDYLCDFGPRAGRHGGRVVAQGKPDAVEPASESVTAPYLLGEKQIELPAVRRPVISESGKPMVEYLSIKGARENNLQDVDVDIPLGVLTAITGPSGSGKSSLINDIVYPVLARRLHRAKLKPGQHDGIDGLRYVNKVIQVDQSPLGNSPSSNPATYTGVFDLIRAVFAEIPAARERRFTPRTFSFNVSGGRCESCEGSGQRKIEMHFLPDVWVPCEDCGARRYNDDVLEVKLHGQSIADVLEMPCGEAVELFASHPRIARVIQTLCDVGLEYVTLGQSAPTLSGGEAQRVKLAAELARPATGHTIYLLDEPTTGLHFGDIEKLLVVMQRLVELGNSVIVIEHNLDVIKCCDWLIDIGPGAGVHGGQVVFAGTPEGLAAKADPANCEADEWVSSTAPFLADAISGTRTAEPREILDWQPTVNGRVADTNAENLPSSTVVAKPEPVLRVDSETQIPVAEMVSESDSNAEEAADSMQPWRVLGRRWHTLPKGFPENSQPQWPLELVEGLLDMLSNVAGEGAVEYPAPDRVSVRLESGEEETPLPHWAELETKVSDCVRLKLRGPQSAIDLEQLLALDVLQSRSDTGTLDLSDAERVTLTFHLTDVDHARSRKLKTFLKTHLDRTRSST, encoded by the coding sequence GTGGACAAGTTGCAACGGGAAATCATCGTCAAAGGCGCTCGCGAACACAACTTGCGCGACGTCGACTTGACGCTCACGCGAGGTGAGCTGATATGTTTCTCGGGTGTTTCGGGAAGTGGAAAAAGCTCGCTCGCGTTTGACACGCTGTACGCCGAGGGCCAGCGCCGGTATGTCGAGAGCCTGAGCAATTCGGCCCGGCAATTCATGGGCCAAATGCCCAAACCCGACGTTGATCTGGTGACCGGGCTGAGCCCCTCGATTTCGATCAGCCAGAAGTCGACGGGCAACAACCCTCGCAGCACGGTTGGCACGATCACGGAGATCTACGATTTCCTGCGAGTCCTCTACGCTCGCGTTGGCACCGGGCACTGCCCTGCCTGTGATGTCGAAATCGCGGCGCAAACGACCGATGTCATCGTCAATCGACTGGTGCAGTTGGCCGCCGATGGTTGGCAAGACGACCAATCGTCCGAGGACTCTGAAACCGAAGCCGCGATCGAAGATGGAACGCTGTGGGTGATGGCCCCGTTGGTCCGTGGCCAAAAGGGTGAGTTCCGCGACCTGTTCGAAGACCTTCGTAAACAAGGGTTCAACCGCGCTCGTGTCGACGGCGAAACGTTTCGGCTGAGCGATCCGCCGCCGCTGGATCGAACCCGGCGTCACGATGTGGAAGTCGTGATTGACCGCATCGTCGCGGGGCAAATTGACCGCCCACGATTGGTCGAAGCGGTTGAGTTGGCGCTGAAACTGGGCGAGTCGTCCTTGATCACTTCGGTCGGGCCGCCCAACGGAGAAGACGTGCCTCCGGTCCGTCACGACCAACTGTTTTCATCGAAGTATTCCTGCGGCAATTGCGGCCGAAGTTTCCGGCCGCCGACCCCGCAGTTGTTCAGTTTCAACAGCCCGCAAGGGATGTGCACGTCCTGCGACGGCATCGGCCGGCTGTACACGTTTGTGCCCGAGTTGTTGATCCCCGACGAGTCGCTGTCGATTCGCAAAGGTGCGATCGCCTTGCTTGGCAAATGGGGCGACCTGGGACGCTACCGACGTCATATCTATCGCGGTGTTGCCGATGCGATGGACGCCAAACTGGAGCTCGAACCCGGCACGATGCTGGAAACTCGCTGGGACAAACTGCCAGAGATCGCTCGCCACATTTGGTTGTGGGGTGCCGACGACTCGATGCAGTTCACTTGGCGAGGTGGACGCCAAGCCAAGAAGTATGTCGGCAACTTCGAAGGTTTCATTCCTGAGTTGCTCGATCGCTATCGAACCAGTCGCAATAAAATGCAGTTGCGTCAGTTCGAAAAGTACATGAACACGATGGATTGCCCGGACTGCCATGGCAAGCGACTGAACGATCAGGCTTGCGCGGTTCGTCTCTCGACAGGCTCCGAGGAATTTGCCGCCTCGAAGAGCCAATCGCTTCCCGACCTGTGTGAGCTTTCCATCGATTCACTGATGGAGTTCTTCAGTGACATCCCGCTTTCAAAGACCAACGCCCAAATCGCTGGCGAGGCTCTCAAAGAAATTCGCGGGCGGATTGGGTTTTTGCTCGGCGTGGGGTTGGAATACCTGACGCTTGGCCGGACCGCGCCAACGTTGTCGGGCGGTGAGTCCCAGCGGATTCGACTCGCCGGTCAGATCGGTTCGGGGTTGTCGGGTGTGCTTTACATCTTGGACGAGCCATCGATTGGTTTGCACCCGCGTGACAACGATCGTTTGATCACGACATTGACCCGTTTGCGAGATGCGGGCAACACGTTGATCGTGGTTGAGCACGACGAAGACACGATGCGCGCGGCGGACACGATCGTGGACTTTGGGCCTGGTCCCGGTGTCAAAGGCGGTCACATCGTGGCGGCCGGTTCGATGGAGGACCTGCGTCGATCCAAGGAAAGCGTCACGGGAGCGTTCTTGTCGGGGGCTCGCGCGATCACGCCGAGAGAAACGCTGCGACCGGTTGATCCTGCCAAGCAACTGACGATTCGCGGGGCGCGTTTTCACAACCTGAAAGACATCGATGTCTCCATTCCGCTGGGCGTGGTGACTTGCGTGACCGGGGTCTCCGGCAGCGGCAAGAGTTCGCTGATTGGTGGGATCGTTGAACCCGCTCTTCGCAATGCGCTCAATGGTGCCGAGGCGGATGTTGGCGACCACGATTCCATCGAAGGCCTGGAGCATCTCGACAAAACGATCGCGATTGATCAGTCGCCGATTGGCCGGACGCCTCGCAGCAATCCCGCGACCTATGTGAAAGTCTTCGACGAGATCCGCAATCTGTTTGCGAAGTTGCCTGAAGCGAAGGCTCGTGGTTACACGGTCGGTCGATTCAGTTTCAACGTGGACGGAGGTCGCTGTGCCGCTTGCGATGGCAACGGTGCGACCAAATTGGAGATGGACTTCTTGGCGGATATCTGGGTGACGTGCCCGGTATGCCAAGGGTATCGGTACAACCGAGAAACGTTGTCGGTTCAGTTCAAGGGCAAATCGATTGCCGACGTTCTGAACATGGACATCTCGGAAGCGTTGGATTTGTTCCAGAACATTCCTAAGATCGCCGAGAAGTTGCAGACGTTGGTCGATGTGGGGCTGGAGTATTTGAAGCTCGGTCAACCTTCACCAACCTTGTCCGGCGGCGAAGCCCAGCGAATCAAGCTGTCGCGAGAATTGAGTCGCAGGGACACGGGACGCACGCTGTATGTGCTGGATGAACCGACGACGGGGTTGCATTTTGCCGACATTGATTTGTTGTTGGGGGTGATCAATCGATTGGCCGATCGCGGCAACACGATCGTGATCGTCGAGCACAACCTGGACGTGATCAAAACGGCGGACTGGGTGATCGACATCGGCGTCGAAGGTGGTGCCGGTGGCGGTCGGGTGGTCGGCGAAGGTCGGCCGACGGAGGTCGCCCATGTGGATGACAGTTACACCGGTGCGGCGCTGGCCGAGGTGTTGGGGATCAAACGCCGCCAAGCCAAGAAACGCGGCCAAGCGATCCGCGACATCGTTGCGCCGCCGGCCAAGTCCCGGACGCACGTGGTGGTCGAAGGTGCCTGTGAACACAACTTGAAATCCGTCGATTTGGCGATCCCACGCGACGCGATGACGGTCTTCTGTGGTCCCAGTGGCAGCGGCAAAAGTTCACTGGCGATGGACACGATCTACGCCGAAGGCCAGCGGCGTTACGTTGAGTCGTTGTCCAGTTACGCGCGGCAATTCATCGGCCAGGTGCAGAAGCCCAAAGCGGAACGCATCGAAGGGCTGTCACCTGCGGTGGCGCTCGAGCAAAAGAACCTCGGCCATTCGCCTCGTAGTACCGTCGGAACGGTCACCGAGGTGTACGACTACCTGCGGATTTTGTACAGCAAACTCGGCACGATGCACTGCCCCGATTGTGCGGTCCCGGTGGGGACACAAACGCCCGATCAAATCATCGACAAGGTGATGGGATTGCCAAAGGGCACGCGAGCTTTGTTGCTCGCGCCGATCGAGGTGCAGTCCGGCGAAGCATCGCTGGCAACGTGGCAGAGCTATCGTGCAATGGGGTATTCCCGTGTTCGCATCGATGGCGAGACGGTTGAACTGGATGACGCGAAAGCACTTGACCCGCGGCGAGTTCACCTGATTCAGATCGTCGTTGACCGAATCAAGATCACTCCCGAGGAACAGTCTCGAATCAGTGACAGCGTGGAGCAAGCGTTGTCGCTGGGCGTTGGTGTGATGGATGTGGCGATCGCTGACTCGGATCAACCTGAACGCGATTGGCATGTGCTTCGGCACAGTCAGCACCTGGTTTGTGAGTCGTGCGGTCGGTCGTTCTCGCAACTGACCCCGCACCATTTTTCGTTCAACTCTGGCATCGGTTGGTGCCCCGGTTGCGAAGGTTTGGGAACTCAAACCGGGACCAATCCCGCGGCTTTGATGGGAACGCCTCAGACGACGTTGGCTGATGGGGCGGCGTTGCTTTGGCCGTCCGTCGATCACGCGGTCAGTCGTTGGATGTTGCGAGCTCTTTCGCGAACGACCGGCATACCGATTCATCAGCCGATTGATTCGTTGACGGTGTCACAGCGACGGATTCTGTTTCATGGTTTGGGGCCGCGTTGGGTCGAGGTCCGGCATGGCGACACGACCGATGACAACGCCTCAGCCGAAAAAGAACGAGCCGAAGAGGTTCGTGATCACTTTGGTGAAGGCAATGTCTTGTTCCGGTTCCAGTTCAAAGGGTTTTACCCGGCTCTGGAAGAAGCCTCGCGTTTGACGCCGGGATTGCGGATGCGGTTGGAAGCCTTTGTGGCTGAAATCGACTGCTCGGTCTGCGATGGTTCGCGCCTGCGGGATGATTCAGCGGCGGTTCGATTCCGGGACTTCACGATTGGCGACTTGGTGCACATGCCGCTGGATCGATTGTCACGAGAGATCGATTCGTGGGACCTCGATCGACGTGAATGGAAGATCGCCGGCGAGCTGATTCGCGAAGTTCAATCTCGCGTCCGGTTCTTGCGAGACGTGGGGCTGGATTACCTGACTCTGCACCGTGGTGCACCAACGCTTTCGGGTGGCGAGGCTCAGCGAATTCGTTTGGCGTCGCAGCTTGGCAGCGGATTGTGTGGCGTTCTGTATGTGCTGGATGAGCCGACGATTGGTTTGCATCCGCGAGACAACCGGCGATTGCTGGCGGCGCTGCATCGATTGCGAGACCAGGGCAACACGTTGTTGGTGGTCGAGCACGATTACGATGTGATTTCCGGAAGCGATTACCTGTGCGACTTTGGGCCGCGAGCCGGTCGGCACGGTGGTCGCGTGGTGGCGCAAGGCAAACCCGATGCGGTCGAGCCTGCCAGCGAGTCTGTTACTGCGCCGTACTTGCTGGGCGAAAAACAGATTGAGTTGCCCGCCGTTCGTCGCCCCGTGATTTCCGAATCCGGCAAACCGATGGTCGAATACCTGTCGATCAAGGGAGCGCGTGAGAATAACTTGCAGGACGTGGACGTCGACATTCCTTTGGGGGTTTTGACTGCGATCACGGGCCCCAGCGGCAGTGGGAAAAGCTCGCTGATCAATGACATTGTCTACCCTGTGTTGGCGAGACGATTGCACCGGGCGAAGTTGAAACCGGGGCAGCATGATGGCATCGATGGTTTGCGTTATGTCAACAAAGTCATTCAAGTCGACCAGTCACCGCTGGGGAATTCACCGAGCAGCAATCCGGCGACCTACACCGGTGTGTTTGATCTGATTCGGGCTGTGTTTGCGGAGATCCCCGCTGCTCGCGAGCGGCGTTTCACACCGCGGACGTTCAGTTTCAATGTGTCGGGCGGTCGCTGCGAATCTTGTGAAGGCAGCGGCCAACGCAAGATTGAAATGCATTTCTTGCCGGATGTTTGGGTGCCCTGCGAAGATTGCGGCGCCCGGCGATACAACGACGACGTGCTGGAAGTCAAACTGCATGGCCAGTCGATTGCCGATGTGCTGGAAATGCCCTGTGGTGAAGCCGTCGAGTTGTTCGCGTCGCATCCCCGGATCGCTCGCGTCATTCAAACGCTTTGTGATGTTGGATTGGAATACGTCACGCTGGGCCAGTCGGCTCCGACTCTCTCGGGCGGAGAAGCTCAGCGAGTGAAATTGGCGGCGGAGTTGGCTCGTCCTGCGACGGGGCACACGATTTATCTGTTGGACGAACCGACGACTGGTTTGCACTTCGGTGACATTGAGAAGTTGTTGGTCGTGATGCAGCGATTGGTCGAATTGGGCAATTCGGTGATCGTGATTGAGCACAACTTGGACGTGATCAAGTGCTGCGATTGGTTGATCGACATTGGGCCAGGGGCTGGCGTCCACGGCGGACAAGTCGTGTTTGCGGGAACGCCGGAAGGCTTGGCTGCGAAAGCGGATCCCGCCAACTGCGAAGCGGACGAATGGGTGTCTTCGACCGCGCCGTTCTTGGCCGATGCGATCTCGGGAACACGTACCGCTGAGCCGCGAGAAATCTTGGATTGGCAGCCGACGGTCAACGGTCGCGTGGCGGACACGAACGCGGAGAACTTGCCGTCGTCGACGGTCGTTGCCAAGCCGGAGCCCGTCCTGCGCGTCGATTCCGAAACGCAGATTCCGGTTGCCGAAATGGTTTCGGAGTCCGATTCCAACGCGGAAGAAGCGGCGGATTCGATGCAGCCGTGGCGAGTGTTGGGGCGTCGGTGGCACACGTTGCCCAAGGGATTCCCCGAGAATTCACAGCCCCAGTGGCCGTTGGAATTGGTGGAAGGTTTGCTCGACATGTTGTCGAATGTCGCGGGCGAAGGTGCGGTGGAGTACCCTGCCCCGGACCGTGTCTCCGTTCGGTTAGAATCGGGCGAGGAAGAAACTCCGTTGCCTCATTGGGCGGAGCTTGAAACCAAGGTCAGCGACTGTGTTCGGTTGAAATTGAGGGGGCCCCAGTCAGCGATTGATTTGGAACAATTGTTGGCGCTGGACGTGCTCCAATCTCGTTCCGACACTGGCACGTTGGACCTCAGTGACGCTGAGCGAGTGACCCTGACATTTCATTTGACCGACGTGGATCATGCACGCAGTCGCAAGCTGAAAACGTTCTTGAAAACGCACTTGGATCGGACCCGGTCCTCCACTTGA